One window from the genome of Oncorhynchus kisutch isolate 150728-3 linkage group LG21, Okis_V2, whole genome shotgun sequence encodes:
- the LOC109866589 gene encoding ankyrin repeat domain-containing protein 9 produces the protein MSTSATNNGRPHTDEKCKQRKYQSFLFYQAVRDLKPVWMLEDMRTMETFYWEEDASQRSYTPSEALLYAIVHDHQAYAQYLLSHYTDEALAMPGERFCCCPSSAPHLAMAVRYDRRDILGLILQEAHRLPSLRSYMNRGGCFHMEDGKTPLHLACELLRSESVILLLGNGASPQAEDQNGMTPLDVILEQLWDSKVNIGPKKLCLDNLLMFMPEIRFKMKSALEGDPVCWSKVLGEDKFKYLVGQKPAPLFLMAMQTILRQLPPEQFPDSLDELPIPSSLKPLPCKQLGQLKVF, from the coding sequence ATGTCTACGTCGGCTACGAACAATGGTAGACCACATACGGACGAGAAATGCAAACAGCGAAAATACCAATCTTTTCTCTTCTATCAGGCCGTGCGAGATCTAAAGCCTGTTTGGATGTTGGAGGACATGCGGACAATGGAGACTTTTTACTGGGAGGAAGACGCCAGCCAGAGATCCTACACTCCCTCGGAGGCATTGCTGTACGCTATCGTACATGACCACCAAGCCTACGCTCAATACTTGCTCAGTCATTACACCGATGAAGCACTGGCCATGCCCGGCGAGCGCTTTTGCTGCTGTCCATCATCGGCCCCGCATTTGGCGATGGCTGTCAGATATGACAGACGGGACATACTAGGTCTCATATTGCAAGAAGCGCATCGACTACCTAGTCTGCGGTCATATATGAACCGAGGCGGATGTTTTCACATGGAGGACGGTAAAACTCCACTGCATCTGGCCTGTGAGCTCCTGCGCTCAGAGTCCGTTATTCTGTTGTTGGGCAACGGCGCCTCGCCACAGGCAGAAGATCAAAACGGTATGACGCCATTGGATGTCATTTTGGAACAGCTGTGGGACTCCAAAGTGAACATTGGGCCCAAAAAGCTGTGTCTTGACAACTTGTTAATGTTTATGCCAGAGATTCGTTTCAAAATGAAGAGTGCGCTCGAAGGAGACCCAGTTTGTTGGTCCAAAGTCCTAGGTGAGGACAAATTCAAATACCTCGTTGGACAGAAGCCAGCTCCACTGTTTCTCATGGCTATGCAAACAATTCTGAGGCAGCTTCCACCAGAGCAGTTCCCTGACAGCCTAGATGAGCTTCCCATACCCTCTTCATTGAAACCACTACCCTGCAAACAGCTTGGACAGCTGAAAGTGTTTTAA